In Lycium ferocissimum isolate CSIRO_LF1 chromosome 11, AGI_CSIRO_Lferr_CH_V1, whole genome shotgun sequence, a single genomic region encodes these proteins:
- the LOC132037554 gene encoding two pore calcium channel protein 1B-like isoform X3 encodes MEEEYSGEMNKRSNNNGNGGGSRFNRRSGAIASESPYLKAAALVDLAEDGVGLPEEILEGSSFEKAAPLYFMFTDFKLVIGTFNSLALVILNFLERPMWYSKHLAESCISRDYYYLGDLPYLTHTESLVYEVVTLLVLMVHVLFPISYEGFHLYCKSLLNRVKVILLLILVADVVIYIRLPVNFYYLPFRIAPYLRVVFFVLNNRELQDGFLLLAGMLGTYLNVVALSALFLLFSSWLAYAFFKDTQQGETTFTSYGATLYQMFLLFTASNHPDVWIPAYKDSRWYCLFFILYVLLSIYVVTNLILAGVYDSFMSELEKQVAEKDQMRLRILKKAFSVIDNAVSWTLDNLFSKEIRQYQLLIKIFLISHMPLNNGFINKEQCILLFEELNKYRTIPEIPRDDFEFVFNKLDVTCDSMINLDEFARLCNVIALKFEEKDSRSIFETCPKLYHSPASKKLKDFIRSPTFESIIVFILLVNFVAVIVETTNNSAQIFWQKAENIFGWLYVIEMALKVYTYGFENYWRDGKNQFDFCITCVIVTEEMTTLVGPHGLGFMSNGNWIRYLLIARMLRFIRLLMHIERFHAFVTTFLTLIHCLLPYLGTIFCILCIYCSLGLQIFGGIVNIGNPKLPKTDLAGYDYLLFNFNDYPNGMVTLFNLLVMGIWSPLMQSYKELTGTSWTYVYFFSFYLIAVLWLLNLIVVFVLEAFQAEMNLKASTRSVDGDKKEERREQRRPVGAKTRRHKLDDLHRRMSWSERTQRSSP; translated from the exons ATGGAAGAAGAGTACTCAGGTGAGATGAATAAAAGGAGTAATAATAATGGCAATGGTGGTGGTTCCAGGTTTAATCGTAGATCAGGTGCTATTGCTTCTGAATCACCTTATCTTAAAGCTGCTGCTTTAGTTGATCTT GCTGAAGATGGTGTTGGTCTACCAGAGGAAATTCTTGAGGGATCGAGCTTTGAGAAAGCAGCCCCTTTGTACTtcatgtttacagattttaaGTTAGTGATTGGGACATTTAATTCCCTTGCGCTCGTCATTCTAAACTTCCTTGAG AGACCAATGTGGTATTCTAAGCATTTGGCTGAGTCTTGTATTAGCAGAGACTACTATTATCTAGGAGACCTACCATACTTGActcataccgagtcccttgtaTATGAG GTTGTTACTCTTCTAGTTCTTATGGTACACGTATTGTTTCCAATATCATATGAAGGCTTCCATCTGTACTGTAAAAGTCTTCTTAATAGAGTGAAG GTGATTTTGCTGTTAATCTTGGTTGCAGATGTTGTCATCTACATTCGTTTGCCTGTAAACTTCTATTATTTGCCATTCCGTATTGCACCCTATCTCCGCGTGGTGTTCTTTGTTTTGAACAATAG GGAACTACAAGATGGCTTCCTCCTCCTTGCAGGAATGCTTGGTACATACCTTAATGTTGTG GCTTTATCTGCTTTATTTCTTCTATTCTCGAGCTGGTTAGCATACGCCTTCTTTAAAGACACCCAGCAGGGAGAAACTACGTTTACTTCATATGGTGCGACGTTATACCAGATGTTTCTTTTATTTACGGCATCAAACCATCCAGATGTATGGATCCCTGCATACAA GGACTCACGTTGGTATTGCTTGTTTTTTATTCTCTACGTGCTATTGAGCATTTACGTTGTCACCAACTTAATTCTCGCTGGTGTATATGATAGCTTCATGAGTGAG CTTGAAAAACAAGTGGCTGAAAAGGATCAAATGAGGCTAAGGATTTTGAAAAAAGCATTTAGCGTGATCGATAATGCCGTGAGTTGGACACTTGACAACCTGTTTTCCA aagAGATACGGCAGTACCAGCTGTTAATAAAAATCTTTCTCATATCTCATATGCCTCTT AACAATGGGTTCATCAACAAAGAGCAATGTATCCTTCTGTTTGAGGAACTTAACAAATACAG GACGATACCAGAAATTCCCAGAGATGATTTTGAGTTCGTATTCAACAAGCTGGATGTTACTTGTGACTCTATG ATAAATTTGGATGAATTTGCTAGACTATGCAATGTCATTGCACTAAAATTTGAAGAGAAAGATTCA CGGTCAATCTTTGAGACATGTCCAAAACTCTATCATTCACCAGCATCAAAGAAGTTGAAAGACTTCATCCGAAGCCCTACATTTGAGTCCATAATAGTGTTCATTCTCCTTGTCAATTTTGTTGCTGTTATTGTTGAAACTACG AATAACTCGGCTCAAATCTTTTGGCAGAAGGCAGAGAATATCTTTG GCTGGTTGTATGTCATCGAGATGGCACTAAAAGTTTACACCTATGGCTTTGAGAACTATTGGAGGGATGGTAAAAATCAATTTGATTTTTGCATCACTTGCGTCATTG TTACTGAAGAAATGACTACTCTGGTAGGCCCTCATGGTCTGGGTTTCATGTCCAACGGAAATTG GATTCGCTATCTTCTTATCGCAAGAATGTTGCGTTTCATAAGACTGTTGATGCACATTGAGCGATTTCATGCTTTCGTTACCACATTTTTGACCCTCATACATTGTCTGCTGCCATACCTGGGGACCATATTCTGTATCTTATGCATTTACTGCTCTCTTGGTTTACAG ATCTTTGGGGGGATTGTCAATATTGGAAACCCCAAGTTACCCAAGACTGATCTTGCTGGTTATGA CTATTTGCTTTTTAACTTCAATGACTATCCAAATGGCATGGTGACACTTTTCAATTTATTGGTGATGGGAATCTGGTCACCGTTGATGCAG AGCTACAAGGAACTGACAGGGACCTCCTGGACTTATGTCTACTTCTTCAGCTTCTATCTTATTGCTGTTTTATGGCTATTAAATTTG
- the LOC132037554 gene encoding two pore calcium channel protein 1B-like isoform X4 — translation MEEEYSGEMNKRSNNNGNGGGSRFNRRSGAIASESPYLKAAALVDLAEDGVGLPEEILEGSSFEKAAPLYFMFTDFKLVIGTFNSLALVILNFLERPMWYSKHLAESCISRDYYYLGDLPYLTHTESLVYEVVTLLVLMVHVLFPISYEGFHLYCKSLLNRVKVILLLILVADVVIYIRLPVNFYYLPFRIAPYLRVVFFVLNNRELQDGFLLLAGMLGTYLNVVALSALFLLFSSWLAYAFFKDTQQGETTFTSYGATLYQMFLLFTASNHPDVWIPAYKDSRWYCLFFILYVLLSIYVVTNLILAGVYDSFMSELEKQVAEKDQMRLRILKKAFSVIDNANNGFINKEQCILLFEELNKYRTIPEIPRDDFEFVFNKLDVTCDSMINLDEFARLCNVIALKFEEKDSRSIFETCPKLYHSPASKKLKDFIRSPTFESIIVFILLVNFVAVIVETTLDVQNNSAQIFWQKAENIFGWLYVIEMALKVYTYGFENYWRDGKNQFDFCITCVIVTEEMTTLVGPHGLGFMSNGNWIRYLLIARMLRFIRLLMHIERFHAFVTTFLTLIHCLLPYLGTIFCILCIYCSLGLQIFGGIVNIGNPKLPKTDLAGYDYLLFNFNDYPNGMVTLFNLLVMGIWSPLMQSYKELTGTSWTYVYFFSFYLIAVLWLLNLIVVFVLEAFQAEMNLKASTRSVDGDKKEERREQRRPVGAKTRRHKLDDLHRRMSWSERTQRSSP, via the exons ATGGAAGAAGAGTACTCAGGTGAGATGAATAAAAGGAGTAATAATAATGGCAATGGTGGTGGTTCCAGGTTTAATCGTAGATCAGGTGCTATTGCTTCTGAATCACCTTATCTTAAAGCTGCTGCTTTAGTTGATCTT GCTGAAGATGGTGTTGGTCTACCAGAGGAAATTCTTGAGGGATCGAGCTTTGAGAAAGCAGCCCCTTTGTACTtcatgtttacagattttaaGTTAGTGATTGGGACATTTAATTCCCTTGCGCTCGTCATTCTAAACTTCCTTGAG AGACCAATGTGGTATTCTAAGCATTTGGCTGAGTCTTGTATTAGCAGAGACTACTATTATCTAGGAGACCTACCATACTTGActcataccgagtcccttgtaTATGAG GTTGTTACTCTTCTAGTTCTTATGGTACACGTATTGTTTCCAATATCATATGAAGGCTTCCATCTGTACTGTAAAAGTCTTCTTAATAGAGTGAAG GTGATTTTGCTGTTAATCTTGGTTGCAGATGTTGTCATCTACATTCGTTTGCCTGTAAACTTCTATTATTTGCCATTCCGTATTGCACCCTATCTCCGCGTGGTGTTCTTTGTTTTGAACAATAG GGAACTACAAGATGGCTTCCTCCTCCTTGCAGGAATGCTTGGTACATACCTTAATGTTGTG GCTTTATCTGCTTTATTTCTTCTATTCTCGAGCTGGTTAGCATACGCCTTCTTTAAAGACACCCAGCAGGGAGAAACTACGTTTACTTCATATGGTGCGACGTTATACCAGATGTTTCTTTTATTTACGGCATCAAACCATCCAGATGTATGGATCCCTGCATACAA GGACTCACGTTGGTATTGCTTGTTTTTTATTCTCTACGTGCTATTGAGCATTTACGTTGTCACCAACTTAATTCTCGCTGGTGTATATGATAGCTTCATGAGTGAG CTTGAAAAACAAGTGGCTGAAAAGGATCAAATGAGGCTAAGGATTTTGAAAAAAGCATTTAGCGTGATCGATAATGCC AACAATGGGTTCATCAACAAAGAGCAATGTATCCTTCTGTTTGAGGAACTTAACAAATACAG GACGATACCAGAAATTCCCAGAGATGATTTTGAGTTCGTATTCAACAAGCTGGATGTTACTTGTGACTCTATG ATAAATTTGGATGAATTTGCTAGACTATGCAATGTCATTGCACTAAAATTTGAAGAGAAAGATTCA CGGTCAATCTTTGAGACATGTCCAAAACTCTATCATTCACCAGCATCAAAGAAGTTGAAAGACTTCATCCGAAGCCCTACATTTGAGTCCATAATAGTGTTCATTCTCCTTGTCAATTTTGTTGCTGTTATTGTTGAAACTACG CTTGATGTGCAGAATAACTCGGCTCAAATCTTTTGGCAGAAGGCAGAGAATATCTTTG GCTGGTTGTATGTCATCGAGATGGCACTAAAAGTTTACACCTATGGCTTTGAGAACTATTGGAGGGATGGTAAAAATCAATTTGATTTTTGCATCACTTGCGTCATTG TTACTGAAGAAATGACTACTCTGGTAGGCCCTCATGGTCTGGGTTTCATGTCCAACGGAAATTG GATTCGCTATCTTCTTATCGCAAGAATGTTGCGTTTCATAAGACTGTTGATGCACATTGAGCGATTTCATGCTTTCGTTACCACATTTTTGACCCTCATACATTGTCTGCTGCCATACCTGGGGACCATATTCTGTATCTTATGCATTTACTGCTCTCTTGGTTTACAG ATCTTTGGGGGGATTGTCAATATTGGAAACCCCAAGTTACCCAAGACTGATCTTGCTGGTTATGA CTATTTGCTTTTTAACTTCAATGACTATCCAAATGGCATGGTGACACTTTTCAATTTATTGGTGATGGGAATCTGGTCACCGTTGATGCAG AGCTACAAGGAACTGACAGGGACCTCCTGGACTTATGTCTACTTCTTCAGCTTCTATCTTATTGCTGTTTTATGGCTATTAAATTTG
- the LOC132037554 gene encoding two pore calcium channel protein 1B-like isoform X1 produces MEEEYSGEMNKRSNNNGNGGGSRFNRRSGAIASESPYLKAAALVDLAEDGVGLPEEILEGSSFEKAAPLYFMFTDFKLVIGTFNSLALVILNFLERPMWYSKHLAESCISRDYYYLGDLPYLTHTESLVYEVVTLLVLMVHVLFPISYEGFHLYCKSLLNRVKVILLLILVADVVIYIRLPVNFYYLPFRIAPYLRVVFFVLNNRELQDGFLLLAGMLGTYLNVVALSALFLLFSSWLAYAFFKDTQQGETTFTSYGATLYQMFLLFTASNHPDVWIPAYKDSRWYCLFFILYVLLSIYVVTNLILAGVYDSFMSELEKQVAEKDQMRLRILKKAFSVIDNAVSWTLDNLFSKEIRQYQLLIKIFLISHMPLNNGFINKEQCILLFEELNKYRTIPEIPRDDFEFVFNKLDVTCDSMINLDEFARLCNVIALKFEEKDSRSIFETCPKLYHSPASKKLKDFIRSPTFESIIVFILLVNFVAVIVETTLDVQNNSAQIFWQKAENIFGWLYVIEMALKVYTYGFENYWRDGKNQFDFCITCVIVTEEMTTLVGPHGLGFMSNGNWIRYLLIARMLRFIRLLMHIERFHAFVTTFLTLIHCLLPYLGTIFCILCIYCSLGLQIFGGIVNIGNPKLPKTDLAGYDYLLFNFNDYPNGMVTLFNLLVMGIWSPLMQSYKELTGTSWTYVYFFSFYLIAVLWLLNLIVVFVLEAFQAEMNLKASTRSVDGDKKEERREQRRPVGAKTRRHKLDDLHRRMSWSERTQRSSP; encoded by the exons ATGGAAGAAGAGTACTCAGGTGAGATGAATAAAAGGAGTAATAATAATGGCAATGGTGGTGGTTCCAGGTTTAATCGTAGATCAGGTGCTATTGCTTCTGAATCACCTTATCTTAAAGCTGCTGCTTTAGTTGATCTT GCTGAAGATGGTGTTGGTCTACCAGAGGAAATTCTTGAGGGATCGAGCTTTGAGAAAGCAGCCCCTTTGTACTtcatgtttacagattttaaGTTAGTGATTGGGACATTTAATTCCCTTGCGCTCGTCATTCTAAACTTCCTTGAG AGACCAATGTGGTATTCTAAGCATTTGGCTGAGTCTTGTATTAGCAGAGACTACTATTATCTAGGAGACCTACCATACTTGActcataccgagtcccttgtaTATGAG GTTGTTACTCTTCTAGTTCTTATGGTACACGTATTGTTTCCAATATCATATGAAGGCTTCCATCTGTACTGTAAAAGTCTTCTTAATAGAGTGAAG GTGATTTTGCTGTTAATCTTGGTTGCAGATGTTGTCATCTACATTCGTTTGCCTGTAAACTTCTATTATTTGCCATTCCGTATTGCACCCTATCTCCGCGTGGTGTTCTTTGTTTTGAACAATAG GGAACTACAAGATGGCTTCCTCCTCCTTGCAGGAATGCTTGGTACATACCTTAATGTTGTG GCTTTATCTGCTTTATTTCTTCTATTCTCGAGCTGGTTAGCATACGCCTTCTTTAAAGACACCCAGCAGGGAGAAACTACGTTTACTTCATATGGTGCGACGTTATACCAGATGTTTCTTTTATTTACGGCATCAAACCATCCAGATGTATGGATCCCTGCATACAA GGACTCACGTTGGTATTGCTTGTTTTTTATTCTCTACGTGCTATTGAGCATTTACGTTGTCACCAACTTAATTCTCGCTGGTGTATATGATAGCTTCATGAGTGAG CTTGAAAAACAAGTGGCTGAAAAGGATCAAATGAGGCTAAGGATTTTGAAAAAAGCATTTAGCGTGATCGATAATGCCGTGAGTTGGACACTTGACAACCTGTTTTCCA aagAGATACGGCAGTACCAGCTGTTAATAAAAATCTTTCTCATATCTCATATGCCTCTT AACAATGGGTTCATCAACAAAGAGCAATGTATCCTTCTGTTTGAGGAACTTAACAAATACAG GACGATACCAGAAATTCCCAGAGATGATTTTGAGTTCGTATTCAACAAGCTGGATGTTACTTGTGACTCTATG ATAAATTTGGATGAATTTGCTAGACTATGCAATGTCATTGCACTAAAATTTGAAGAGAAAGATTCA CGGTCAATCTTTGAGACATGTCCAAAACTCTATCATTCACCAGCATCAAAGAAGTTGAAAGACTTCATCCGAAGCCCTACATTTGAGTCCATAATAGTGTTCATTCTCCTTGTCAATTTTGTTGCTGTTATTGTTGAAACTACG CTTGATGTGCAGAATAACTCGGCTCAAATCTTTTGGCAGAAGGCAGAGAATATCTTTG GCTGGTTGTATGTCATCGAGATGGCACTAAAAGTTTACACCTATGGCTTTGAGAACTATTGGAGGGATGGTAAAAATCAATTTGATTTTTGCATCACTTGCGTCATTG TTACTGAAGAAATGACTACTCTGGTAGGCCCTCATGGTCTGGGTTTCATGTCCAACGGAAATTG GATTCGCTATCTTCTTATCGCAAGAATGTTGCGTTTCATAAGACTGTTGATGCACATTGAGCGATTTCATGCTTTCGTTACCACATTTTTGACCCTCATACATTGTCTGCTGCCATACCTGGGGACCATATTCTGTATCTTATGCATTTACTGCTCTCTTGGTTTACAG ATCTTTGGGGGGATTGTCAATATTGGAAACCCCAAGTTACCCAAGACTGATCTTGCTGGTTATGA CTATTTGCTTTTTAACTTCAATGACTATCCAAATGGCATGGTGACACTTTTCAATTTATTGGTGATGGGAATCTGGTCACCGTTGATGCAG AGCTACAAGGAACTGACAGGGACCTCCTGGACTTATGTCTACTTCTTCAGCTTCTATCTTATTGCTGTTTTATGGCTATTAAATTTG
- the LOC132037554 gene encoding two pore calcium channel protein 1B-like isoform X2, whose protein sequence is MEEEYSGEMNKRSNNNGNGGGSRFNRRSGAIASESPYLKAAALVDLAEDGVGLPEEILEGSSFEKAAPLYFMFTDFKLVIGTFNSLALVILNFLERPMWYSKHLAESCISRDYYYLGDLPYLTHTESLVYEVVTLLVLMVHVLFPISYEGFHLYCKSLLNRVKVILLLILVADVVIYIRLPVNFYYLPFRIAPYLRVVFFVLNNRELQDGFLLLAGMLGTYLNVVALSALFLLFSSWLAYAFFKDTQQGETTFTSYGATLYQMFLLFTASNHPDVWIPAYKDSRWYCLFFILYVLLSIYVVTNLILAGVYDSFMSELEKQVAEKDQMRLRILKKAFSVIDNAVSWTLDNLFSKIRQYQLLIKIFLISHMPLNNGFINKEQCILLFEELNKYRTIPEIPRDDFEFVFNKLDVTCDSMINLDEFARLCNVIALKFEEKDSRSIFETCPKLYHSPASKKLKDFIRSPTFESIIVFILLVNFVAVIVETTLDVQNNSAQIFWQKAENIFGWLYVIEMALKVYTYGFENYWRDGKNQFDFCITCVIVTEEMTTLVGPHGLGFMSNGNWIRYLLIARMLRFIRLLMHIERFHAFVTTFLTLIHCLLPYLGTIFCILCIYCSLGLQIFGGIVNIGNPKLPKTDLAGYDYLLFNFNDYPNGMVTLFNLLVMGIWSPLMQSYKELTGTSWTYVYFFSFYLIAVLWLLNLIVVFVLEAFQAEMNLKASTRSVDGDKKEERREQRRPVGAKTRRHKLDDLHRRMSWSERTQRSSP, encoded by the exons ATGGAAGAAGAGTACTCAGGTGAGATGAATAAAAGGAGTAATAATAATGGCAATGGTGGTGGTTCCAGGTTTAATCGTAGATCAGGTGCTATTGCTTCTGAATCACCTTATCTTAAAGCTGCTGCTTTAGTTGATCTT GCTGAAGATGGTGTTGGTCTACCAGAGGAAATTCTTGAGGGATCGAGCTTTGAGAAAGCAGCCCCTTTGTACTtcatgtttacagattttaaGTTAGTGATTGGGACATTTAATTCCCTTGCGCTCGTCATTCTAAACTTCCTTGAG AGACCAATGTGGTATTCTAAGCATTTGGCTGAGTCTTGTATTAGCAGAGACTACTATTATCTAGGAGACCTACCATACTTGActcataccgagtcccttgtaTATGAG GTTGTTACTCTTCTAGTTCTTATGGTACACGTATTGTTTCCAATATCATATGAAGGCTTCCATCTGTACTGTAAAAGTCTTCTTAATAGAGTGAAG GTGATTTTGCTGTTAATCTTGGTTGCAGATGTTGTCATCTACATTCGTTTGCCTGTAAACTTCTATTATTTGCCATTCCGTATTGCACCCTATCTCCGCGTGGTGTTCTTTGTTTTGAACAATAG GGAACTACAAGATGGCTTCCTCCTCCTTGCAGGAATGCTTGGTACATACCTTAATGTTGTG GCTTTATCTGCTTTATTTCTTCTATTCTCGAGCTGGTTAGCATACGCCTTCTTTAAAGACACCCAGCAGGGAGAAACTACGTTTACTTCATATGGTGCGACGTTATACCAGATGTTTCTTTTATTTACGGCATCAAACCATCCAGATGTATGGATCCCTGCATACAA GGACTCACGTTGGTATTGCTTGTTTTTTATTCTCTACGTGCTATTGAGCATTTACGTTGTCACCAACTTAATTCTCGCTGGTGTATATGATAGCTTCATGAGTGAG CTTGAAAAACAAGTGGCTGAAAAGGATCAAATGAGGCTAAGGATTTTGAAAAAAGCATTTAGCGTGATCGATAATGCCGTGAGTTGGACACTTGACAACCTGTTTTCCA AGATACGGCAGTACCAGCTGTTAATAAAAATCTTTCTCATATCTCATATGCCTCTT AACAATGGGTTCATCAACAAAGAGCAATGTATCCTTCTGTTTGAGGAACTTAACAAATACAG GACGATACCAGAAATTCCCAGAGATGATTTTGAGTTCGTATTCAACAAGCTGGATGTTACTTGTGACTCTATG ATAAATTTGGATGAATTTGCTAGACTATGCAATGTCATTGCACTAAAATTTGAAGAGAAAGATTCA CGGTCAATCTTTGAGACATGTCCAAAACTCTATCATTCACCAGCATCAAAGAAGTTGAAAGACTTCATCCGAAGCCCTACATTTGAGTCCATAATAGTGTTCATTCTCCTTGTCAATTTTGTTGCTGTTATTGTTGAAACTACG CTTGATGTGCAGAATAACTCGGCTCAAATCTTTTGGCAGAAGGCAGAGAATATCTTTG GCTGGTTGTATGTCATCGAGATGGCACTAAAAGTTTACACCTATGGCTTTGAGAACTATTGGAGGGATGGTAAAAATCAATTTGATTTTTGCATCACTTGCGTCATTG TTACTGAAGAAATGACTACTCTGGTAGGCCCTCATGGTCTGGGTTTCATGTCCAACGGAAATTG GATTCGCTATCTTCTTATCGCAAGAATGTTGCGTTTCATAAGACTGTTGATGCACATTGAGCGATTTCATGCTTTCGTTACCACATTTTTGACCCTCATACATTGTCTGCTGCCATACCTGGGGACCATATTCTGTATCTTATGCATTTACTGCTCTCTTGGTTTACAG ATCTTTGGGGGGATTGTCAATATTGGAAACCCCAAGTTACCCAAGACTGATCTTGCTGGTTATGA CTATTTGCTTTTTAACTTCAATGACTATCCAAATGGCATGGTGACACTTTTCAATTTATTGGTGATGGGAATCTGGTCACCGTTGATGCAG AGCTACAAGGAACTGACAGGGACCTCCTGGACTTATGTCTACTTCTTCAGCTTCTATCTTATTGCTGTTTTATGGCTATTAAATTTG
- the LOC132037556 gene encoding uncharacterized protein LOC132037556, which translates to MTKTTFTGQRHPAASTEAENSVNKVPTETTMNQGGDSSHLSFQLTSHKLNGKNYLEWAQSVRLAIDGRGKLGHLTGETKKPKPGDPKMNAWRSENSMVIAWLLNSMEAAIGQGLGEDDWQC; encoded by the exons ATGACTAAAACAACATTTACTGGGCAACGTCACCCAGCAGCATCAACAGAAGCTGAGAATTCTGTTAACAAAGTTCCGACCGAGACAACTATGAACCAAGGCGGAGATTCCTCTCATTTGTCTTTTCAGCTTACTTCTCACAAGCTGAATGGCAAGAATTATTTGGAATGGGCGCAGTCTGTTCGTTTGGCTATTGATGGTCGAGGAAAACTTGGGCACCTAACTGGAGAGACAAAAAAGCCTAAACCAGGAGACCCAAAAATGAATGCCTGGAGATCAGAAAACTCAATGGTAATTGCTTGGCTACTAAACTCCATGGAAGCTGCCATAG GACAAGGTCTCGGGGAGGACGATTGGCAATGCTAG